A single Anopheles arabiensis isolate DONGOLA chromosome X, AaraD3, whole genome shotgun sequence DNA region contains:
- the LOC120906333 gene encoding transient receptor potential channel pyrexia-like produces MENFGYKEGSSKPTRRLTAKSMKRRNSQIPIKPRFSISPELNVHWMNDQEAMVTEDFEYMKIGPSPPAESAPIIFDSYEESSPEFGFELSSDSIRTALIEQLRLASGRAHLLDSIEQGNMVASNVGEFFGGASKTEKNICFLWAAFAKRWDLLDALMEHGSELAFHDTNGFTALHLSAFSGCLNCASVLVAKGIDVNLQPKAYTPLQCAAFGNAAHTALLLLSKGARLDLCTRRPGGEETLLHCAVRANALDCVRLFIAEGMDVNSIKPSGMNAIHLAADLGHVECLRVLLAAPGADPNIRIGIREKESTALHLAADEGNAACVALLLEQGAEARLKNHRGFTPLHLASRTSSLECVDLLLRAGSADPNEEDFDMRTPLHTAIGRSESAFHIIETLICWGADVNKKDVFGFTPLHLAALDGLAHCVEILLFYDADVTAKTKKGTTALNVITRKTPGSLAMITQKFDDAMTLIHSQNPSEKEVELELDFRTILQHCYPREISYLNTLVDEGQKEMLQHPLCSAFIYIKWGKIRKYYIARLLFCFIFILFLTLYVLTALAHNCYNGSKDMEETIQEQELCQKQSILGNMLRRNPFVMEMQWLVLVAITFVEICRKLYGITGYSSIRRYVTQMENITEWFIIVSVFVISYIYTKRTYTWQNHIGAFAVLLGWTHLMVMIGQLPVFGAYVAMYTKVQVEFAKLFIAYSCMLVGFTISFCVIFPSSSSFENPFMGFITVLVMMVGELDLELLINDPDGKDPPFMLELSAQITFVLFLLFVTVILMNLLVGIAVDDIQALKKTATLSKLVGQTKLISYIESALFNGWLPNWLRSLLHYTALVSPRAYRVILSVKPLNPEEKRLPRNIMMAAYEIAKEKEQQLAAVGEPTAVPVPPPGATGGEPGAAQSLPGSGAESPVPPNAPDGGVGGGGEGARATDTLDALATKIDQSAERMSDVTRELQELRAVLKQNQQLIDEIARQVCGRE; encoded by the exons ATGGAGAACTTCGGCTACAAGGAGGGCTCGTCGAAGCCGACGCGGCGCCTCACGGCCAAATCGATGAAGCGCCGCAACTCGCAGATCCCGATCAAGCCCAG ATTCTCCATCTCGCCCGAGCTGAACGTGCACTGGATGAACGACCAGGAGGCGATGGTGACGGAGGACTTCGAGTACATGAAGATTGGGCCGTCGCCGCCGGCCGAGAGTGCGCCCATCATCTTCGACAGCTACGAGGAGTCGAGCCCGGAGTTCGGCTTCGAGCTGTCGAGCGACTCGATCCGGACGGCGCTGATCGAGCAGCTGCGGCTGGCGTCGGGCCGGGCCCACCTGCTCGACAGCATCGAGCAGGGCAACATGGTGGCGTCGAACGTGGGCGAGTTCTTCGGGGGCGCGAGCAAGACGGAGAAGAACATCTGCTTTCTATGGGCCGCCTTCGCCAAGCGGTGGGACCTGCTGGACGCACTGATGGAGCACGGCTCCGAGCTGGCGTTCCACGACACGAACGGCTTCACCGCGCTGCATCTCAGCGCGTTCAGCGGCTGCCTCAACTGTGCGAGCGTGCTGGTCGCGAAGGGCATCGACGTGAACCTGCAGCCGAAAGCGTACACGCCGCTGCAGTGCGCTGCGTTCGGCAACGCGGCACACAcggccctgctgctgctgagcaaGGGCGCCCGGCTCGATCTGTGCACGAGGCGCCCGGGCGGCGAGGAGACGCTCCTTCACTGTGCGGTGCGCGCGAACGCGCTCGACTGCGTGCGGCTGTTCATCGCGGAGGGCATGGACGTGAACTCGATCAAGCCGAGCGGCATGAACGCGATCCACCTGGCGGCGGACCTCGGGCACGTGGAGTGTCTGCGGGTGCTGCTGGCGGCGCCGGGCGCCGACCCGAACATCCGCATCGGCATACGGGAGAAGGAGTCGACCGCGCTGCACCTGGCGGCGGACGAGGGCAACGCGGCCTGCGTCGcgctgctgctcgagcaggGTGCGGAGGCGCGGCTGAAGAACCATCGCGGCTTCACGCCGCTCCACCTGGCGTCGCGCACCTCCAGCCTGGAGTGTGTGGATCTGCTGCTGCGCGCCGGCAGTGCCGACCCGAACGAGGAAGACTTTGACATGCGCACGCCGCTCCACACCGCGATCGGGCGGTCCGAGTCGGCGTTCCACATCATCGAGACGCTCATCTGCTGGGGCGCGGACGTGAACAAGAAGGACGTGTTCGGGTTCACGCCGCTCCATCTGGCCGCGCTCGACGGGCTGGCGCACTGCGTCGAGATACTGCTGTTCTACGACGCGGACGTGACGGCCAAGACGAAGAAGGGCACGACCGCGCTGAACGTGATCACGCGCAAAACGCCCGGCTCGCTCGCAATGATTACGCAGAAGTTCGACGACGCGATGACGCTCATCCACTCCCAGAACCCGTCGGAGAAGGAGGTGGAGCTGGAGCTGGACTTTCGCACGATCCTGCAGCACTGCTATCCGCGCGAGATCAGCTACCTGAACACGCTGGTGGACGAGGGGCAGAAGGAGATGCTGCAGCATCCGCTCTGCTCCGCGTTCATCTACATCAAGTGGGGCAAGATCCGGAAGTACTACATCGCCCGGCTGCTGTTCTGCTTCATCTTCATCCTCTTCCTCACGCTGTACGTGCTGACGGCGCTCGCGCACAACTGCTACAACGGCAGCAAGGACATGGAGGAGACGAtccaggagcaggagctgTGCCAGAAGCAGTCGATCCTCGGCAACATGCTGCGCCGCAACCCGTTCGTGATGGAGATGCAGTGGCTGGTGCTGGTCGCGATCACGTTCGTCGAGATCTGCCGGAAGCTGTACGGCATCACCGGCTACTCGTCGATCCGCCGGTACGTCACGCAGATGGAAAACATCACCGAGTGGTTCATCATCGTGAGCGTGTTCGTCATCTCGTACATCTACACGAAGCGCACGTACACGTGGCAGAACCACATCGGCGCGTTTGCGGTGCTGCTCGGCTGGACGCACCTGATGGTGATGATCGGGCAGCTGCCGGTGTTCGGCGCGTACGTCGCGATGTACACCAAGGTGCAGGTGGAGTTCGCGAAACTGTTCATCGCGTACTCGTGCATGCTGGTCGGGTTCACGATCAGCTTCTGCGTCATCTTtccctcgtcgtcgtcgttcgagAACCCGTTCATGGGCTTCATCACCgtgctggtgatgatggtgggcgAGCTCGACCTCGAGCTGCTGATCAACGACCCGGACGGCAAGGACCCGCCGTTCATGCTCGAGCTGAGCGCGCAGATCACGTTCGTGCTGTTTCTGCTGTTCGTGACGGTGATACTGATGAACCTGCTGGTCGGGATCGCGGTCGACGACATCCAGGCGCTGAAGAAGACGGCCACCCTGTCGAAGCTGGTCGGCCAGACCAAGCTGATCTCGTACATCGAGTCGGCCCTGTTCAACGGCTGGCTGCCGAACTGGCTGCGCAGCCTGCTGCACTACACGGCGCTCGTGTCGCCGCGCGCCTACCGCGTCATACTGAGCGTGAAGCCGCTCAACCCGGAGGAGAAGCGGCTGCCCCGCAACATCATGATGGCGGCGTACGAGATCGcgaaggagaaggagcagcagctggcGGCGGTCGGGGAGCCCACGGCGGTGCCGGTGCCGCCGCCGGGCGCCACCGGGGGCGAACCGGGGGCGGCACAGTCCCTCCCCGGCAGTGGCGCCGAGTCGCCCGTACCACCCAACGCACCGGAcggcggtgttggtggtggtggggaggGGGCGCGCGCCACCGACACGCTGGACGCGCTCGCCACCAAGATCGACCAGAGCGCGGAGCGGATGAGCGATGTGACGCGCGAGCTGCAGGAGCTGCGGGCGGTGCTGAAGCAGAACCAGCAGCTGATCGACGAGATTGCGCGGCAAGTGTGCGGCAGGGAGTAG